In Labilibaculum sp. DW002, one DNA window encodes the following:
- a CDS encoding DUF2795 domain-containing protein, with product MYWTLELATKLEDAPWPASKDELIDYAIRSGAPLEVIENLQEIEDEGDVYESIEDIWPDYPSKGDFLFNEDEY from the coding sequence ATGTATTGGACTCTAGAATTAGCTACGAAGCTAGAAGATGCACCATGGCCAGCATCAAAAGATGAATTAATTGATTACGCAATTCGTTCGGGAGCGCCATTAGAGGTGATCGAAAATTTGCAAGAAATCGAGGACGAGGGTGATGTGTATGAGAGTATTGAAGATATTTGGCCCGATTATCCAAGCAAAGGAGATTTTCTATTCAACGAAGACGAATATTAA
- a CDS encoding cob(I)yrinic acid a,c-diamide adenosyltransferase, with translation MTKFKVYTKTGDSGTTGLIGGTRVPKHHLRLEAYGTVDELNSYIGLIRSHEIEKKSSDILLMIQNKLFLIGSRLATDDTKSDLKEKLIIEESDILLLEKEMDRMDESLPELNNFVLPGGDPLNGYCHIARTVCRRAERRANQLAAEVDVNPLLLKYINRLSDYLFILSRKVLTDLGKDEIKWMPDL, from the coding sequence ATGACAAAGTTCAAAGTATATACAAAAACGGGAGATTCCGGAACCACTGGATTAATTGGTGGTACTCGAGTTCCTAAGCATCATCTTCGTCTCGAAGCCTATGGGACAGTTGATGAATTGAATTCATATATTGGTTTGATTCGTTCACACGAAATAGAGAAAAAATCAAGCGATATTTTACTTATGATTCAAAATAAACTATTTCTTATTGGTTCACGTTTAGCCACAGATGATACTAAATCTGATCTGAAAGAGAAGTTAATTATAGAAGAAAGTGATATTCTGTTGTTAGAGAAGGAGATGGATCGAATGGATGAATCCTTGCCAGAATTAAATAACTTCGTTTTACCTGGGGGAGATCCTCTTAATGGCTATTGTCATATCGCTCGTACGGTTTGTCGTAGAGCAGAAAGAAGAGCTAATCAATTAGCTGCAGAAGTAGATGTTAATCCATTATTATTGAAATATATAAATAGACTATCAGACTATTTATTCATTCTTTCGCGTAAAGTACTGACAGATTTGGGCAAGGATGAAATTAAATGGATGCCGGACTTGTAG